Proteins from a genomic interval of Thermocladium sp. ECH_B:
- a CDS encoding peptidase S9, whose protein sequence is MDELEYLEDLNGERTKSFIEKENKKTEEKLGKRTKELYPKLLEIYKEPYVLGMFAYDENNPVILLYGEKNQVLLGNKVIYTSPKDYIASSVWKVYNSKEMGVSIEKKGSDKIITFLISPDGKTTELGEMVESPFYFKGELCYVKSYRYSPPPDGGEYPSDRVFCGNDIVYGKDLKPGEFVSIRTFGDFITLIRRKGWRYSELYAGESFDSLKKIDEGEVIDVIDYAQGNLIYQRNDSVYLNRKEVIKSNYPILGVSSLKETLAVEVIKDYRTPLLFYDINGNKIGEEIHDNIQFMDSEGHSLFIVETSFNYKFRISRIAKEKSETIMQYGNYDVKVTDIYVKGDVLLHGFLLSKTNNPKGVIVYGYGGFRISLLPSFPMSTRPLLDEGYSVLITNLRGGYENGEEWHKAGMLPNKKNVFKDFSEFLRLVKSLGGKTIAMGGSNGGLLVGATENEYPEVIDCAVIGHPVLDMLRYDKLYVGKYWVEEYGDPNDPKYRDYLLSYSPYHNLKKGLPKTFVYTGINDDRVHPAHALKYVAKSEELGNDIMLFVNDSGHAIADPESEAREYSYVIAFIEECTSSK, encoded by the coding sequence ATGGATGAACTCGAGTACTTAGAAGATTTAAATGGTGAAAGGACAAAATCGTTTATAGAGAAGGAAAATAAGAAAACAGAGGAAAAACTAGGTAAAAGAACAAAGGAGCTTTACCCAAAGCTTTTAGAAATTTATAAGGAACCCTACGTTCTAGGCATGTTTGCATATGACGAAAATAACCCAGTTATTCTACTCTATGGTGAGAAAAACCAGGTACTCCTAGGCAATAAAGTAATTTACACTTCACCAAAGGATTACATAGCTTCCTCAGTCTGGAAAGTTTACAATTCTAAGGAGATGGGAGTTAGTATAGAAAAGAAAGGAAGTGATAAGATTATAACTTTCCTAATTTCTCCTGACGGTAAAACCACGGAATTAGGAGAAATGGTAGAATCCCCTTTCTATTTTAAAGGAGAGTTATGTTACGTAAAGAGCTATCGTTATTCTCCTCCCCCTGACGGTGGAGAATACCCATCAGATAGGGTATTTTGCGGTAATGATATAGTTTACGGTAAGGATTTAAAGCCAGGAGAATTTGTATCAATTAGAACTTTCGGAGATTTTATAACGCTAATCAGGAGAAAAGGCTGGAGATATAGCGAACTATATGCAGGAGAAAGCTTTGATTCTCTTAAGAAGATTGACGAGGGAGAAGTAATAGACGTAATTGATTATGCTCAAGGAAATTTAATTTATCAAAGGAACGATTCAGTATATCTTAACCGTAAGGAGGTAATAAAATCTAATTATCCAATTTTAGGAGTCTCTTCTCTTAAAGAAACCTTGGCTGTTGAAGTTATAAAGGATTATAGAACTCCTTTATTGTTTTATGACATTAATGGGAATAAGATAGGTGAAGAAATACACGATAATATCCAGTTTATGGATAGTGAAGGACATTCCTTATTTATAGTAGAAACTTCGTTCAATTATAAGTTTAGGATTTCAAGGATAGCTAAGGAGAAAAGCGAAACAATAATGCAATACGGCAATTATGACGTAAAAGTTACGGACATCTATGTTAAAGGAGACGTATTACTCCACGGGTTCCTCCTGTCCAAGACTAATAATCCCAAGGGAGTTATAGTTTATGGCTATGGAGGATTCAGAATTTCTTTACTCCCTTCATTTCCTATGTCTACAAGACCATTACTTGACGAAGGGTACTCTGTTTTAATCACCAACTTGAGGGGAGGTTACGAAAACGGAGAAGAATGGCACAAGGCAGGAATGTTGCCTAATAAGAAAAACGTGTTCAAGGACTTTTCTGAATTCCTTAGGTTAGTGAAGAGCTTAGGCGGTAAAACTATTGCTATGGGAGGAAGCAATGGCGGACTTTTGGTAGGTGCTACGGAAAATGAATATCCTGAAGTCATAGACTGCGCAGTAATTGGACATCCAGTGCTGGACATGCTGAGGTATGATAAACTTTACGTAGGAAAATATTGGGTTGAGGAATACGGAGACCCAAACGATCCTAAGTACAGAGATTACTTACTTTCGTATAGTCCTTATCATAATCTGAAGAAAGGCTTACCAAAGACTTTCGTATATACTGGAATTAATGACGATAGAGTTCATCCTGCTCACGCATTAAAATACGTAGCTAAGTCAGAAGAACTGGGAAACGACATCATGCTATTTGTTAATGATTCCGGACACGCAATAGCCGATCCAGAGTCTGAGGCTAGGGAATACTC